In the Hymenobacter volaticus genome, one interval contains:
- a CDS encoding DUF4267 domain-containing protein — MRRILPRSLSLLTGLGMLFIGLRFLLAPRAGAEGFGVFLPLTDTQYAFHYAKGIRDVFSGLLLVAFAGLGYDRPLAWVLLFGALIPSVDLTIVLNQPTASWSFAMPHLVAIGLLLGLAAALFTTPRPAAPAGTQLPETLTRSAS, encoded by the coding sequence ATGCGTCGCATCCTTCCCCGCAGCTTGAGTCTGCTCACCGGCCTCGGCATGCTTTTTATTGGCCTGCGCTTTCTGCTGGCCCCTCGTGCCGGAGCCGAAGGCTTTGGCGTGTTCTTACCACTCACAGACACGCAGTACGCTTTCCACTACGCCAAAGGCATCCGTGATGTATTCTCGGGCCTGCTCCTGGTTGCCTTCGCCGGGCTGGGCTACGACCGACCCCTGGCCTGGGTGCTGCTGTTCGGCGCACTAATTCCGAGCGTGGACCTAACCATCGTGCTGAACCAACCCACCGCCTCGTGGTCTTTTGCAATGCCCCACCTTGTTGCTATTGGCCTGCTACTGGGCCTTGCGGCCGCTTTGTTCACCACGCCCCGCCCGGCTGCCCCGGCGGGCACTCAGCTCCCGGAGACGCTTACCCGGTCAGCATCATGA
- a CDS encoding VOC family protein yields the protein MEKIAIELPAKVPQGINGKMRGAHVGLRTTDFEGTIHWYTEKLGFRVLKKWTVGDLQLAFLAPANDDHFWIEVLSGGLSDPQPNPSHPISSGFQHLCLEVDNVDETLAALQERGVPVAREPFNVPPIGKRCGFITDLHGNVIEFVANLK from the coding sequence ATGGAAAAGATAGCAATAGAATTGCCGGCGAAAGTGCCTCAGGGCATCAACGGAAAAATGCGCGGCGCCCATGTAGGGCTGCGCACGACAGATTTCGAGGGCACGATTCACTGGTACACGGAAAAGCTCGGCTTCCGGGTGCTCAAGAAATGGACAGTGGGGGACTTACAGCTAGCTTTCCTCGCGCCGGCCAATGACGACCACTTCTGGATCGAAGTACTGAGCGGGGGCCTATCAGACCCACAGCCGAATCCTTCTCACCCCATCAGTTCGGGTTTTCAGCATCTGTGCCTAGAGGTGGATAACGTGGACGAGACGTTGGCGGCTCTGCAAGAAAGAGGCGTTCCGGTGGCGCGCGAACCGTTTAACGTCCCGCCCATTGGCAAACGGTGTGGATTTATCACGGACTTGCACGGCAACGTTATCGAGTTCGTGGCCAACCTCAAGTAA
- a CDS encoding DUF308 domain-containing protein: protein MSTSSTTLPAPVQTAQALRTLYFVRAAFSLVWVSLVFLFVKSSPTLTAALLLLYPAWDVLATFGDIRANRGTGETPLPQYVNIVVGSLTTVAVGLALRQGIPAVLIVFGVWAVLTGLIQLLLGLRRRRELGGQWPMILSGGQSMLAGYCLWSRLTTLPKG from the coding sequence ATGTCCACATCCTCCACTACCCTTCCGGCTCCCGTTCAGACTGCCCAAGCCCTGCGCACTTTATACTTCGTGCGGGCCGCTTTCTCCTTAGTCTGGGTCAGCCTAGTTTTTCTATTCGTAAAATCCTCGCCTACGCTCACGGCCGCTTTGTTGCTGCTTTACCCGGCCTGGGATGTGCTGGCCACCTTTGGAGACATCCGGGCCAACCGCGGCACAGGGGAAACGCCGCTGCCGCAGTACGTGAATATCGTCGTGGGCAGCCTCACGACGGTAGCCGTAGGCCTGGCCCTACGCCAAGGCATTCCGGCGGTACTCATCGTGTTCGGTGTTTGGGCCGTGCTCACCGGGCTGATTCAATTGCTGCTTGGCCTGCGTCGGCGCCGCGAGTTGGGCGGGCAATGGCCGATGATCCTCAGTGGCGGGCAGTCGATGTTAGCCGGGTATTGTTTGTGGTCCAGGCTCACGACCCTACCAAAGGGGTGA
- a CDS encoding Crp/Fnr family transcriptional regulator — protein sequence MLTASGLSPRLLLTQQLKAFARLSDEDLRLADDHWTLRTIARNEFFNFRNSVCQYVGFIVSGLFRVYYVDPATDLEHNVAFVPEGTFLTSLKSLITQEACPYYIAALENAELLVISVEQLHKLYSQSHGWERFGRLLAEQYLVLQQAKAEAMLFQTAEQRYLALLEQFPDVTNRISLGHIASYLGIKGPSLSRIRAQLGRA from the coding sequence ATGCTCACGGCTTCTGGCCTTTCGCCCCGCCTACTGCTGACTCAGCAACTTAAGGCTTTCGCCCGTCTCTCCGACGAAGACCTTCGCCTGGCCGACGACCACTGGACACTGCGCACCATTGCCCGCAATGAATTTTTCAACTTCCGCAACTCCGTGTGTCAGTACGTCGGCTTTATCGTGAGTGGTCTGTTTCGAGTGTACTATGTGGACCCGGCCACGGATTTGGAACACAACGTGGCGTTTGTGCCCGAAGGCACGTTTCTCACCTCCCTCAAAAGCTTGATCACCCAGGAGGCGTGCCCTTACTACATTGCCGCACTAGAAAATGCCGAATTACTGGTGATTAGCGTCGAACAGTTGCATAAGCTCTACAGCCAATCGCACGGCTGGGAACGGTTTGGTCGCCTGCTGGCCGAACAGTACTTGGTGTTGCAGCAGGCCAAAGCCGAAGCTATGCTGTTTCAAACGGCAGAACAGCGGTATCTGGCGCTCCTAGAGCAGTTTCCAGACGTGACCAACCGAATTTCGCTGGGGCATATTGCCTCCTACCTGGGCATCAAGGGCCCTTCGCTGAGCCGCATTCGCGCCCAGTTAGGCCGTGCGTAA
- a CDS encoding alpha/beta fold hydrolase, giving the protein MRKMMYALLAVATTTAIACKKSDTEPEKKKATVVLVHGAWQGPYTWVPVVNKLQQQGYTVVNVELLAHGKDQTAAAGLTMNRYRDQVLATINAQPADQVVLVGHSLGELLFQRSPKPPLPRLPS; this is encoded by the coding sequence ATGAGAAAAATGATGTATGCCCTTCTGGCTGTGGCGACTACAACCGCCATAGCCTGCAAGAAATCCGATACCGAGCCGGAAAAGAAAAAGGCTACCGTAGTGCTGGTGCACGGTGCTTGGCAGGGACCCTATACTTGGGTTCCGGTGGTAAACAAGCTCCAGCAACAAGGCTACACGGTGGTAAACGTCGAGTTGCTGGCGCACGGCAAGGACCAGACGGCGGCAGCCGGACTCACGATGAACCGCTACCGCGACCAAGTGCTGGCCACCATCAATGCCCAACCCGCCGACCAGGTTGTCTTGGTCGGCCACAGCCTCGGGGAGCTATTATTTCAACGGTCGCCGAAGCCGCCCCTGCCAAGATTGCCAAGCTAG
- a CDS encoding Crp/Fnr family transcriptional regulator, producing MHDSLLLLIRHFITLTPAEEDLIRQWFVPETLPKGAFFLRPGEVSRKVGFVLQGLFHNFQSRDGQELTYYFGREQEFIGDYSSFLPARPAVRGIQALEEAHLLTITHDNLQQLYREIREGERFGRLIAETLFVDVLDQLTSFYEDTPAQRYARFVRIYPDLQQRIPQYYIASYVGVKPQSLSRIRGRAAG from the coding sequence ATGCACGACTCGCTGCTATTACTTATTCGCCACTTTATTACCCTAACCCCGGCCGAGGAAGACCTGATTCGGCAGTGGTTCGTGCCCGAAACCTTGCCCAAAGGCGCTTTCTTCCTGCGACCCGGCGAGGTGAGCCGCAAAGTTGGCTTCGTGCTGCAAGGCCTATTTCATAACTTCCAGAGCCGCGATGGTCAGGAGCTAACGTATTATTTCGGGCGCGAGCAAGAGTTCATCGGTGACTACAGTAGCTTTTTGCCCGCCCGCCCCGCTGTGCGCGGCATTCAGGCCCTGGAAGAGGCCCACCTTCTGACCATCACCCACGATAACCTGCAGCAGCTTTATCGGGAAATCCGTGAGGGCGAGCGGTTCGGTCGTCTCATTGCCGAGACCCTGTTTGTAGACGTGCTAGACCAACTCACCTCGTTTTACGAAGACACGCCTGCGCAGCGCTACGCCCGCTTTGTGCGTATCTATCCCGACTTGCAGCAGCGCATTCCGCAGTATTATATCGCCTCCTACGTTGGGGTCAAGCCGCAGTCACTGAGCCGAATTCGGGGCCGCGCAGCCGGGTAG
- a CDS encoding GNAT family N-acetyltransferase: protein MDLYTIRLHLRELSLTDLEAVHHLHSLPEVDEFNTLGIPDSLAATEHLLAGWLVQQQASPRTSYIFYVQRVESKEFVGLLALNLGKANFKNGEVWYKLLPAHWGQGLTTEALTRLLDFGFNHLHLHRIEAGCAVENVASIRVLEKVGMTREGRKRQVLPIRGQWVDNYFFAILETDR from the coding sequence ATGGACCTTTACACTATCCGTCTACACCTACGGGAATTGTCTTTAACTGATTTAGAGGCAGTTCATCACTTGCATTCCTTGCCGGAAGTAGATGAATTCAACACGCTTGGAATACCCGACAGCTTAGCAGCAACTGAGCACCTATTGGCTGGGTGGTTAGTGCAACAGCAGGCCTCGCCTCGAACTTCTTACATCTTCTACGTGCAACGCGTAGAAAGCAAAGAGTTTGTTGGCTTGCTGGCGCTGAATTTGGGAAAGGCAAACTTTAAAAATGGGGAAGTTTGGTACAAGTTGTTGCCCGCTCATTGGGGCCAAGGGCTTACCACCGAAGCTCTGACGAGGCTGTTGGACTTCGGCTTCAACCACTTGCACCTGCATCGAATCGAAGCCGGGTGCGCGGTCGAAAATGTGGCCTCCATTCGGGTGCTGGAAAAAGTCGGCATGACCCGAGAAGGACGCAAGCGGCAGGTCCTGCCCATTCGGGGCCAGTGGGTAGACAATTACTTCTTCGCCATCTTAGAAACGGATAGGTAA
- a CDS encoding DUF1772 domain-containing protein, whose protein sequence is MSSLWSAGLVALALLSSGVVYGTDVFFALVARSALRRVDEASLTQVLGHLHAVADVRMPLVGVTALFSTGGLFFVAGGWPTLPGRLALLALTGLLSQLAAYLLVAQPVNKRQTAAAFQHQTPPDARALQDRWDSVIGLRAGALTVAVAALIGVALHLPR, encoded by the coding sequence ATGAGTTCCCTATGGTCTGCCGGGCTAGTAGCTCTGGCCTTGCTCAGCAGCGGCGTTGTGTACGGCACCGATGTCTTCTTTGCCCTTGTGGCCCGCTCCGCCTTGCGGCGGGTCGATGAAGCCAGCCTCACGCAGGTACTAGGCCACCTACACGCCGTGGCTGATGTCCGCATGCCGCTCGTGGGAGTTACGGCTCTGTTCAGTACCGGGGGGCTCTTCTTCGTGGCGGGCGGGTGGCCGACGCTGCCTGGCCGCCTAGCGCTACTGGCGCTAACTGGGTTGCTGTCGCAGTTGGCGGCGTATCTGCTCGTCGCCCAGCCCGTCAACAAACGCCAAACCGCGGCTGCATTTCAACATCAGACGCCCCCAGATGCCCGCGCCCTGCAAGACCGTTGGGACAGTGTTATCGGTCTGCGAGCCGGGGCGCTCACTGTGGCCGTGGCGGCCTTAATCGGAGTAGCCTTGCATTTGCCCCGCTAA